A segment of the Leptolyngbya sp. FACHB-261 genome:
CATTGGGCGGTTGTAGGGGTCGTTACCGCCATTAGTATCGTCGTGGAGATACTGCTCCGTGCCGTAGTAAATACAAGGAATACCCCGAGAGGTCATAATCAGCACGATCGCGACCTTCAGCATTTCTGGGTCGGGATTTAAGCTTTGAAAGCGCGACATGTCGTGGTTATCGATAAAAGTGACCAGTTCGGTCGCACTTTTGTAGCGATAATCCATGTCAAAAACTTTTTGAATCTCTTGGAAACCCGCCTCTGCTCCCTGGGCCAATGCTTCCCGAATGGCAACGCACAAACCAAAGTCAAGCAGCGTCATGCCTGATTCGTTGGCAAATTCCACAGAGCGATCATCAAAGGGGCTACTGTAAATCCATTCCCCAAAGATAAACACATCGGGTCTGTGCTTATACATATCCCCGGTAAATTCTTGCCAGAACCAGATGGGCATATGTTTAACAGTATCGACCCGCAGGGCATCAACCCCCCGGTCTAGCCACTGTTTAATGGAAGATTTAATGTATTCGCGATAGTCGTCGTTGTTCTCGTTGAATGTTGCTAGCCCCGACAACTCACAGTTCTGAACCTGCCACTCATCTTCCCAGTCATTGACTTCACCGTAGTGGTGATACCAGTGGTCTTTATCATCGTTAAAGTCAGCAATCTTGACGCCATCGTCGTAGAGTTCACCTTTCTTGCCGCTGAAGTCTGGATTGCTGTGGTTGCAAACAATATCCAGAATTAACTTCATTTTGCGCTTGTGCAGCTCTTCAACCAGACGATCGAAGACGGTGTCTTTAGTCTCCTGGGTTTTGTTGAGTGAAGGATTTTCGTCTTTGCCAATGAAGCGAGGATTGATGCGCTTAAAGTCTTTGGTCCAGTAACCGTGGATGGCCGCTTGTTCAACAAATAATGCTTCTACTTGCTCAAAGAGGGGAGTCAGCCAAATTGCGGTTACCCCCATGTTTTTCAAATAATCGAGCTTGTCAATAACACCTTGCAGATCCCCTCCCCAGTATTTCCCCCAGTCTTTTCCTTCCAGGTCGTAGAGGTCTGGGTTAGGCCCTTCATTATTGTCTGGATCCCCATTAAAGAAGCGATCAACAACGATGAAATAAATGGTCTCCTGACGAAATTCAATATCCCTGGTGTAAAGAAAATCTAAATCGATTTCAATATCTTGGACTGGTTCATTGACTAAAGCTTCAATCTTCGACTTTTCATCCTCCACCTGATATTGATCTTGGGATAATTGAGAAGGAGGAGTAGCCATAGGGTGATAGAGTTTCGTAGAGGTAGAATTGAACGAGCGCCGATCAGCCGATTACAAGAACGAGTACCATTAAAATTGGCTCGGAAATCTTACAAATTATATACATGACCGAGAATCTATCTTTGGAGGGATTTATCGCTCAAGCCGTTGCAATGGGTTCTCCTGATTTCCAGCAACTTGTCAGTAGATGCTGCTTCGCCCATTATTGTGTTCAAGGCGACTAGAGAACCTAATCAGTCAAATTAAGGTCGAGTACGAGCAATCGCAAACTGCTCCATAGCTTACCTTTTACGACACTTTTACGACCAGAGAATCACACTGTAAAAAATCAGTGAGGACAGAGAGTTCCTAGCCAATGGCTGCTTGCTTGAGCACGGACAGGATGAAGGCTGGCTGAAATAGCGTAGTAGGGGGCTTGACCATGTGCAGCACCTCCAGGAATTCCCGTAGAGCCTCAGGGTTCTGATGGCTGAGCAACCTGACCCGATCGACATACCA
Coding sequences within it:
- a CDS encoding alpha-amylase family glycosyl hydrolase, with translation MATPPSQLSQDQYQVEDEKSKIEALVNEPVQDIEIDLDFLYTRDIEFRQETIYFIVVDRFFNGDPDNNEGPNPDLYDLEGKDWGKYWGGDLQGVIDKLDYLKNMGVTAIWLTPLFEQVEALFVEQAAIHGYWTKDFKRINPRFIGKDENPSLNKTQETKDTVFDRLVEELHKRKMKLILDIVCNHSNPDFSGKKGELYDDGVKIADFNDDKDHWYHHYGEVNDWEDEWQVQNCELSGLATFNENNDDYREYIKSSIKQWLDRGVDALRVDTVKHMPIWFWQEFTGDMYKHRPDVFIFGEWIYSSPFDDRSVEFANESGMTLLDFGLCVAIREALAQGAEAGFQEIQKVFDMDYRYKSATELVTFIDNHDMSRFQSLNPDPEMLKVAIVLIMTSRGIPCIYYGTEQYLHDDTNGGNDPYNRPMMNSWDTESEIYRTIRLLSGLRRLNPAVAMGGHWPQHVSPDVYCYSRKHRDSVCVVLLNRGGETTLPEISTDLPDGEHTCVLTRCKVEVVDGKIRDLPLEERGAIVLSHVGERVRGQTIVRAQLNGVHTQPGERIVVTGDCPELGDWNISKAFPLEYVNSSTWFGEIPFNESAGKLITYRYALWREGTSPLRENLVPRRWFVASEGTVKWRDMWASGRES